AACGGGTTAATGACCCGACCAGCTAGGGGGGCGGTTTCATCTGTCGAAATCGGGCCTAAATTATCTAATGGGTTACCTGCTGCATCGACCACCCGGCCTAACAAACAATCGCCCACGGGAAAATGTCGTGCACGATCTTGTGCACGGCGGCGTGGCGGACGCCCAAATTGCGGCTTCGGCAAGGTTTCCATGATGTCCATGCTAAACACTTTTGCGCCCGGTACGACCCCATCCACGGCGGACTGCGGCATCAATAATAAATTCTCACCGTCAAAGCCGACGACTTCGGCTTCCACACGGCCACCGTCTTGCAAGGGAATATAACAGGCACCGCCAATGGGCATTTTGATACCGGTCGCCACCATGATGAGGCCGGTGACTTTGACGATACGCCCGGCAACCTCTAGCGGTTCCACCAAATGCACCAGTTCTCGGCAATCCTTCAGGTAGCTTTGCCAGCGCTGTAGATGGACGTTATTGCTAGCAGTCGTTGCAGACTGACTATCAGGACCAGTGGATGGTAACGCTGCAGCAATAACAGCCGCATCTGGATGGGACGCCGTGTCGCTGGCGTTGCCCAAGTCGGCGTAGCCCAAGTCGGCTTCATCCACTAAGGCGGGGCTAGTCTCTAAGGCGATATTCGGTTCGGTCATGTGGCAGCAATCAAGGTCGGTGCATGGAGAAGTGGTTTATTCGTAGCTGTGCCAGTTGTCCAATTGAGATAAGCCTTGTACCAGACGTTTCCAGCGCGTCTCGTTACTGGCATCAATTTGATTTTCGGCGGTTTCAACCAAGCAGCCGCCGCGCTCAATTTGGTTATCTTCTAACAACTGCCAGCCCTGCTCTTTGAGCTGCTCGCCGAGATGGGTACGTAAAATTTTGGCATCTTCGTGATGCACAATCAGCCTAGCCGGCTGTTTGACCTGTGGCAGATAATGCATCGCATCGAGCACCACAGGAATCACCGCTTGCGGATCCAACTGCAATTTGGTTTTCATCATGGCTTTGGCAAGATCCAGCGCCAAACTCAGTACAGACTCAGCCACAATCACATCCTGCATGGCCAGGGCTTGCTGAAAGCTAGTGATCATTTGCGATAACTGCTGCCGCTCGGTTTCAATTTGAGTCTGTGCGTGCGACATGCCATCGCCATAACCCGTTTTGAACCCTGCCTCATAGGCTTCTTGTCTGACCTGTTTCAGAATGCCGCTAACCGTGCGTGCATTTTCTTCGGCTTGCTCGCGCTCACGCTTCACGCGTTCACTAGAGATGGTGTCATCAAAACTGGCCATTTCCCAGCGTTGATAGGCGCTCATTTGTTCTTTCGGAATTGCAGAAGCTACCATACGACACTTTCCTTATAAAACTTGCTAGACATATTGCTCACTGTCGCCTTTACCCGCCAGCATGATCTGACCTTCATCTGATAAACGGCGCACAATCTGCAAAATCTGTTTTTGTTGTCCTTCGACTTCTGACAACTTGACTGGACCGCGACTTTCTAGATCTTCACGCATCATGTCAGCCGCTCTTGACGACATATTGCGGAAGAATTTTTCTTTCATTTCATCCGACGTCCCTTTAAGCGCAACAATCAGCATGTCGGACTGGACTTCGCGCAACAGCACTTGTATGCCACGATCATCGATCTCCATAATGTTGTCGAAGACAAACATCTGATCCATGATTTGCTGCGCCATATTGTCGTCATAACTTTTGAGGCCATCCATTAGCTTGGCTTCATGTTCCCCGCTGATATAGTTCATGATCTCAGCGGCCGTTTTCACCCCGCCGATGGCTTGCCGTTTGAGGTTATCGTTACCGGCCAACATTTTCAGCATGCCTTCATTGAGCTCACGTAAGGCGGTCGGTTTGATACTGTCTAGGGTCGCAATACGTAAAATCACGTCTTGGCGTAAGCGTTCAGTAAAATGACCCAAAATCTCAGCCGACTGGTCAGGCTCTAGGTGCGACAAAATGGTCGCAATAATTTGCGGATGCTCGTTCTTGATGAAATCAGCCACACTAAAGGCATCCATCCATTTCAAGCTCTCAATACCGGCGGCATCCTGAGATTGCGGAATCCGGTTGAGCAGATTGGACGCTTTGTCGTCGCCAAACGCCTTAATCAGCACCGAGCGGATATAACTATCCGAGTCCAAGCCAAAATCACTGCTGCTGGCAAAGTCAATCATGAACTTTTCAAGCACCTGTTCGACCTCTTCACGTGGGACCGGCTTCATGGAGGCCATGACAATCCCCAGCCGCTGCACTTCTTTCGGTGACAGATGCTTCATGACCTCGGCAGCCTCATCCTCACCAAGCGCCAGCATCAAAATTGCACTTTTATTTAAACCTTCATCACTCATGCACTATTTCTCCGCAGAGGTCCAGCTGGACACCACATTGGCGACCATACGCGGATTATCTTTAGCCACTTGTTTAGCTGCCAGCAACGTCTGGTCGAGGCCACTCGGTAACGCAGCCGCCTCACCACTTAACGTGACTAATGCGTCTTCACCCTCTGCCGCCCGAGCAATTGGGCTGCCATCAGGGCCAGTTAACGCTGCTGTGCCAGCGGCCAAGGCCTGTTGCTTTTTGTCTGCCCCGGTCAACTTAACCGCCATGGGTTTCAATAGTTTTTTATAAATCAGCATCAATACCACGACCCCGGCCAAGAAGCGCAAAGCATCTTTACCGTATTCAATCATCAGCGGATCTTTCCACAGAGGCGGTTCAACCAGCTTTTCTTGTGCTTCGGCCACAAACGGTGTGTTGACCACCGAAATCGTGTCGCCACGCTCTTTATTGAAGCCCATCGCCTGCATTGCCAAATCGCTTACCTGCTGTTTCTCAGCCGTATTCAAGGCGCGATACGTGGTTTTGCCGGTACTATCCACCACTGGAATATGATTGACCACCACCGCCACGTGTAGGCGTTTGACCCCACCCTTGGCCTGCTGGACATAGCTCACTGTTTTATCCAGCTCGTAGTTAGTCGTATTGTCTTTTTGCGTATTTTGCGGTGGGGCTGGCGGCGCAGCTGGCGGCGCGTTTTCACCTGGGGCTTGCGCGCCCGGTGCATTAATGGGCGCAGTAGACTCACCAGGAGGTTGATTGGACAATGCGCCAGGCACGGCACCATTGTTACCACCGCTGGTTTGGGACTCACGGCTTTGTGCACTGCGAATCGCCATGTCATCCGGCTTGCCGTTTGGCTTGTAGGACTCATTGGCCTGCTCAGTCATTGAGAAATCAATTTCTGCGCTGGTTTCAGCATGTACGTTTTTAGCCCCCACAATCGGCGTAATGATCGACTCCACGCGGCGGGCAATACTGTTCTGCATGTTTTCGACATAAGCCATTTGCTCAGGGTCGAGGCCATTTTGTTTCAGTTTGTTGGCGTTGTCAGACAACAGATTGCCATTCTGGTCGACCACCGTCACATGGTCAGCCGACAAATTGGGCACACTGCTCGCCACCAGGTGGACCACCGCGCCAACTTGTTGTGCATCCAAGCGCCGACCGTTGTGCAGGTTCAATAACACAGAAGCGGTCGGATACTGTTGTTCACGCACAAACACGCTCGGTTTTGGAATCGCCAAATGAATGCGTGCTGCCTGTACCGCAGAGATCGATTGGATGCTGCGTTCGAGTTCACCTTCTAAGCCACGCTGAAAATTAACCTGCTCAACAAATTGCGACACGCCAAATTTTTGATTCTCGAGTAACTCAAAACCAATATTGCCGCCTTTGGGCAAGCCTTGGGCGGCTAGTTTCAATCGCACTTGATGCACTTGATCTGCGGGCACCAAAATCGCATTGCCGCCCTCGGCAAACTGATAAGGCACATTCAATTTGTCCAGCTCCGCCACGATGGCGCCACCGTCTTTATCAGCAAAGTTAGAAAACAACACGCGGTAATCCGGTTTCTGACTCCATAGCCAGAAAACGACCATCACGGCAACCACGGCCGCAATGCCTGCGACTAGTAGCAGTTTTTGTCCCATTTGTCCGAACGCATTCGCGGTCGGATTGGACTCACCAGTTGACGTAAGTAAGGCAGCGTCAGCAGCCATCTGAACCTCCATGTTTACTACACAAACGGTTTGCAGCAGACACCCGACGCGGGCAAAACGATGCAAACAGCTTTTTAAACTTGCATGCCCTTTGCGGGCACACTTACATGAGACCCATTATGCGCTTAGTCTATTTTTTCAAATCGGCAAATAAGACGGATTAATGTTGCCTATTTTACAAAGCACCCAACCCCTCGGAATGCTACAGTGACTACCATGACAATTCGGGCGCAATCTGCCCAAACGATGAAAGGAGTCCACCATGAACGCAGGCGGTATTGATGCGCAACGCATCACGTCCATGCTGGCACAATTGCGTGCAGCTGCTCAAAAACCTGAAGGGTTGGGCGGCAACGCGATTGCTAACCCAGTGCAAAAAACCAATGCAGCCAGCCCCACTAGCCAAGTCAGCTTTAGTGATGCGCTCAAGGCTTCGTTAGACCAGGTCAATAATATGCAATTAGAGTCAGATAAACTGGGCAAGGATTTTGCCATGGGCAATGACAACGTCAGTTTGTCTGATGTCATGATTTCTGGTCAAAAAGCGAACATCGCCTTTCAAGCCACTGTACAAGTGCGTAACAAGCTCGTCACGGCGTATCAAGACATGATGAATATGCAGGTATAAAGCCTACGTAAGTTTGATCAAGCCAACAATTCGCCTAAAAACTTAAACCTTGGGAGGCAAGCGTGCTTCCCCTTGCTCTAACTGATATAACCAAGCCAATATTTCGGCAATCGCCTGATATAACTGTGGCGGAATATGCGTATCTAATTCGACTTGCATTAACAAGCTGAGTAACGCTTGTGACTCATGCACATACACCTCGTGTTCTTTCGCCAGCGCAATCATGCGTTGCGCCAACAAACCATTGCCTTTTGCCACGACGCGGGGCGCGAGGTCACCAGCCTCATACGCCAATGCCACTGCTGACTGGGTATAGACTTTATCCGGCTGCATACTTTGATTGTGCCTGAACCACTTGGTCGCTACTGATCTGTAAGGATTCGAGTGTTAACCCGGCAGATTGCAAATTCATGGCTAATTGACTGCGTGCAGATTGCAAGGCGTTCAAAGCCGCAGCCTCACCTGGCGCAACACGCACACTCAGACGACCATTGTGCAGCGTCAGCTTCACCGAGACCTCGCCAAGTGTGGGCAAATGCAAGGTCAGATCGCTTTGTAAGCTGTTTAACACAGGCTCGTCAGCGGAATATGCAGAGTGCTCCTGCTCATTGACTTGCCACTGCATGGTTTGCCCAGGCCAGACTTCACCATGCCAGACCACCCGTTGCTGCTCAAGGACTTGGAGTTGTTGCGCTACCATCTCTGGCGGGGTAAAAATCGGTTTATTTTGCGGCTCCTGCAACAACTGGTGCCAAGGGCGCGTGCCCAGCGTGGCTTCTTTCAGGTGTGACTCATAAAATAAGCCTGAACTATCCAATGCGTGTTTCAAGTCTTGTGCCAACACTTGCGGCTTTTGCGGGCTATGGCTGACGACCGTCTGGGCTTGTACCACCGTCGGTTGCTGCTGAAAGGCCGATGAGCTCAGCCAGCGCTGCAAATGTTTGGCCGGCGGACTCAGCTCCACCAGGCTGGCTTGCCCGGTAGCGCTCTTGGCCATGGCTTGTAGATGTTCGTCGTGCTCACCTGCTGATAGATCGGTCAGCAGGTCTATGTTACTTGCTTGCGCGGCAGGGCCGTTCGCCTGCGCATTGCCGGATTGCACGCCCCATTTGACTTGCGGCAACAGCGCTTTGTCTGCACCCTGCTGGGCGAGTCCCATAAATTGCATGTGCAAACTTTGCTGCTGTGCCAAATAAGCTGGCAATTGCATCTGCACAGTGACAGGCGCTTGATTGGGTAGCTGGATTTGAACCTTGAATTGTGCAAGATCGGCATTATTCGCGACGCCAGATTCTTTTTGCAGAATCAAGCCGGTAAACGCCATGCCGGGGCGCATACGCGCCCAAAGCGGCGCTTCAGACTGGGCACCTTCCACCGGCATGATGGAAGACACGGCACGCAAGCGCTCTGTTTCACTCGCAATAACACGCTGTGAGAGCACTTGCGGGATGGGTAACATCTATCGTCCGTCCGGAGGCATGCGCGCATGCAGTTGCGCGTCAAAGATCATGTCGGTAATGCGGTGCATCACTGGATAAAGCAAATTGCGGATTTCGCCGTCATCCGCCAGTATCTTTTGCACCAGGGCCTGTTTACGCGCATGCTGCTCTGCTGAGAGTGGTTCAGCG
This Methylophilus medardicus DNA region includes the following protein-coding sequences:
- a CDS encoding flagellar protein FliT, whose product is MSQALINTYESAAKLMEQMLIAARQNAWEKVTELEQSYMLKIEVVKSLEQSMRLAAEPLSAEQHARKQALVQKILADDGEIRNLLYPVMHRITDMIFDAQLHARMPPDGR
- the fliE gene encoding flagellar hook-basal body complex protein FliE; this translates as MNAGGIDAQRITSMLAQLRAAAQKPEGLGGNAIANPVQKTNAASPTSQVSFSDALKASLDQVNNMQLESDKLGKDFAMGNDNVSLSDVMISGQKANIAFQATVQVRNKLVTAYQDMMNMQV
- the fliG gene encoding flagellar motor switch protein FliG — encoded protein: MSDEGLNKSAILMLALGEDEAAEVMKHLSPKEVQRLGIVMASMKPVPREEVEQVLEKFMIDFASSSDFGLDSDSYIRSVLIKAFGDDKASNLLNRIPQSQDAAGIESLKWMDAFSVADFIKNEHPQIIATILSHLEPDQSAEILGHFTERLRQDVILRIATLDSIKPTALRELNEGMLKMLAGNDNLKRQAIGGVKTAAEIMNYISGEHEAKLMDGLKSYDDNMAQQIMDQMFVFDNIMEIDDRGIQVLLREVQSDMLIVALKGTSDEMKEKFFRNMSSRAADMMREDLESRGPVKLSEVEGQQKQILQIVRRLSDEGQIMLAGKGDSEQYV
- the fliK gene encoding flagellar hook-length control protein FliK, translated to MLPIPQVLSQRVIASETERLRAVSSIMPVEGAQSEAPLWARMRPGMAFTGLILQKESGVANNADLAQFKVQIQLPNQAPVTVQMQLPAYLAQQQSLHMQFMGLAQQGADKALLPQVKWGVQSGNAQANGPAAQASNIDLLTDLSAGEHDEHLQAMAKSATGQASLVELSPPAKHLQRWLSSSAFQQQPTVVQAQTVVSHSPQKPQVLAQDLKHALDSSGLFYESHLKEATLGTRPWHQLLQEPQNKPIFTPPEMVAQQLQVLEQQRVVWHGEVWPGQTMQWQVNEQEHSAYSADEPVLNSLQSDLTLHLPTLGEVSVKLTLHNGRLSVRVAPGEAAALNALQSARSQLAMNLQSAGLTLESLQISSDQVVQAQSKYAAG
- a CDS encoding flagellar assembly protein FliH, giving the protein MVASAIPKEQMSAYQRWEMASFDDTISSERVKREREQAEENARTVSGILKQVRQEAYEAGFKTGYGDGMSHAQTQIETERQQLSQMITSFQQALAMQDVIVAESVLSLALDLAKAMMKTKLQLDPQAVIPVVLDAMHYLPQVKQPARLIVHHEDAKILRTHLGEQLKEQGWQLLEDNQIERGGCLVETAENQIDASNETRWKRLVQGLSQLDNWHSYE
- the fliF gene encoding flagellar basal-body MS-ring/collar protein FliF, which codes for MAADAALLTSTGESNPTANAFGQMGQKLLLVAGIAAVVAVMVVFWLWSQKPDYRVLFSNFADKDGGAIVAELDKLNVPYQFAEGGNAILVPADQVHQVRLKLAAQGLPKGGNIGFELLENQKFGVSQFVEQVNFQRGLEGELERSIQSISAVQAARIHLAIPKPSVFVREQQYPTASVLLNLHNGRRLDAQQVGAVVHLVASSVPNLSADHVTVVDQNGNLLSDNANKLKQNGLDPEQMAYVENMQNSIARRVESIITPIVGAKNVHAETSAEIDFSMTEQANESYKPNGKPDDMAIRSAQSRESQTSGGNNGAVPGALSNQPPGESTAPINAPGAQAPGENAPPAAPPAPPQNTQKDNTTNYELDKTVSYVQQAKGGVKRLHVAVVVNHIPVVDSTGKTTYRALNTAEKQQVSDLAMQAMGFNKERGDTISVVNTPFVAEAQEKLVEPPLWKDPLMIEYGKDALRFLAGVVVLMLIYKKLLKPMAVKLTGADKKQQALAAGTAALTGPDGSPIARAAEGEDALVTLSGEAAALPSGLDQTLLAAKQVAKDNPRMVANVVSSWTSAEK
- a CDS encoding EscU/YscU/HrcU family type III secretion system export apparatus switch protein; the protein is MQPDKVYTQSAVALAYEAGDLAPRVVAKGNGLLAQRMIALAKEHEVYVHESQALLSLLMQVELDTHIPPQLYQAIAEILAWLYQLEQGEARLPPKV